In Streptomyces sp. NBC_01426, one genomic interval encodes:
- a CDS encoding calcium-binding protein: MDKALPRTLALAATALGLALSLAGPAGATPAAPLPDRSATGSAASGTLVSTAGTSVTVTAGVGLSNTITVWQVGDTIRVRDTGDTVTALGGCTTVSANEAVCPGAGNLTELVVNAGDQADDVTSSLASPGVTLIGGSGDDSLYGGSANDTLEGDEGSDFLSGGGGNDTLTGSSGPDRLFGGPGNDSIEGRGGSDIINAGAGNDVVSGGNGNDHVIAGTGNDSVEGGAGRDSLDAVDEISGNDYVLGGAQDDTCRADLGDSVTECP, translated from the coding sequence ATGGACAAGGCGTTACCTCGCACCCTCGCTCTCGCGGCAACAGCACTCGGTCTCGCCCTGAGCCTCGCCGGCCCGGCGGGCGCGACCCCCGCTGCGCCGCTGCCCGACAGGTCGGCCACCGGCTCGGCGGCGTCAGGCACGTTGGTGAGCACGGCAGGCACGTCCGTCACCGTCACCGCCGGCGTGGGCCTGAGCAACACCATCACCGTATGGCAGGTCGGCGACACGATCCGGGTGAGGGACACCGGCGACACCGTCACCGCACTGGGCGGCTGCACCACGGTCAGCGCCAACGAAGCCGTCTGTCCGGGAGCAGGGAACCTCACCGAACTCGTCGTCAACGCGGGCGATCAGGCCGACGACGTCACGTCCTCCCTGGCGAGTCCGGGCGTGACCCTCATCGGTGGCTCCGGGGACGACAGCCTCTACGGCGGGAGCGCCAACGACACCCTGGAGGGCGACGAGGGCTCCGACTTCCTCTCCGGGGGAGGCGGCAACGACACGCTGACCGGCTCCAGCGGCCCGGACCGGCTCTTCGGAGGCCCCGGCAACGACTCGATCGAGGGCCGGGGCGGCTCCGACATCATCAACGCCGGCGCGGGGAACGACGTGGTGAGCGGCGGCAACGGCAACGACCACGTGATCGCCGGCACCGGCAACGACTCCGTGGAGGGCGGCGCGGGTCGGGACAGCCTCGACGCCGTCGACGAGATCAGCGGCAACGACTACGTCCTGGGAGGCGCCCAGGACGACACCTGCCGGGCCGACCTGGGCGACAGCGTCACCGAATGCCCGTGA
- a CDS encoding calcium-binding protein, protein MTMRHIRALLAAGVLLGAALSGTSAAAAPLTPGPRHLVSTTAVEMSGGTLIVTAGQGVDNDITIRRQGGVVLVSDAAAELRTAAPCKPSSQGGAECPVPTAVQANGQDGDDAITVSPNLDAPATLYGGSGKDRLNGGPHADRLVGDEPAGILGSGAATPGNDTINGGPGNDTIFGLGGNDTISGGPGNDTLNGNEGNDTLNGNAGNDTLTGESGNDTLNGDEGTDTLDAVDGVSANDSLDGGLAFDSCARDTGDTMVNCP, encoded by the coding sequence ATGACGATGCGACACATCCGCGCGCTCCTGGCGGCGGGAGTCCTCCTCGGCGCCGCGCTGAGCGGCACGTCGGCCGCTGCCGCGCCGCTCACGCCGGGACCCCGGCACCTCGTGAGCACCACCGCGGTCGAGATGTCCGGCGGCACACTGATCGTCACGGCCGGCCAGGGCGTGGACAATGACATCACCATCCGCCGCCAGGGTGGCGTCGTCCTCGTCTCCGACGCAGCGGCGGAGTTACGTACGGCGGCCCCCTGCAAGCCGAGCTCACAGGGCGGCGCGGAGTGCCCCGTCCCCACGGCCGTACAGGCCAACGGCCAGGACGGCGACGACGCCATCACCGTCTCCCCGAACCTCGACGCCCCCGCCACCCTCTACGGGGGCAGCGGCAAGGACCGGCTCAACGGCGGCCCGCACGCCGATCGGCTGGTCGGCGACGAACCCGCCGGGATCCTCGGCTCCGGCGCGGCGACTCCGGGCAACGACACCATCAACGGCGGGCCGGGCAATGACACCATCTTCGGTCTGGGGGGCAACGACACCATCAGTGGCGGGCCGGGCAACGACACCCTGAACGGGAACGAGGGCAATGACACCCTCAACGGGAACGCCGGGAACGACACCCTGACCGGTGAGAGCGGCAACGACACGTTGAACGGCGACGAGGGCACCGACACCCTCGACGCCGTCGACGGCGTCAGTGCCAACGACAGCCTCGACGGCGGTCTCGCATTCGACTCCTGCGCCCGCGATACCGGCGACACGATGGTCAACTGCCCCTGA
- a CDS encoding ROK family transcriptional regulator codes for MAKRTAQDIRRRNRFDALRCAFAAPGPVSRQEIAAATGLSFATVANLVAELLEAGVLAEAGHEDSKGGRPRARLAVNAERGALIGIDVAETSVQVELFDLALTVLRSVRMPLPQADVRPQDVVEAIVAGVEGLADATGTPSRILGAGVSVPGHVEREGGVSVFSPYWSWRDVPLRSLLAERLPMPLYLDNPLKAGTVAEMWFGAGREVDDLVVVTLRTGVGAGIAVDGALYRGATNSAGEWGHTCLVPGGRECRCGRRGCVEAYVSTRGIARTVRELDENSPLLDADEDAVVAHVARASAEGDPVAVETVARTAHYLGTAAADLLNLFNPQALVLGGRVAERLGEPLLRQTREVIAEHALPATLQALTCRLSTVTDNPVSLGAATFALEGFLDDRETFGTVAAGRRAARAARERTP; via the coding sequence ATGGCCAAACGCACGGCCCAGGACATCCGCCGCCGCAACCGGTTCGACGCGCTGCGGTGCGCCTTCGCCGCCCCCGGCCCGGTGAGCCGGCAGGAGATCGCCGCGGCGACAGGACTCTCTTTCGCGACCGTGGCCAACCTCGTCGCGGAGCTGCTGGAGGCGGGAGTCCTGGCGGAGGCCGGCCACGAGGACTCGAAGGGCGGGCGCCCGCGCGCACGCCTCGCCGTCAACGCGGAGCGCGGGGCCCTGATCGGGATCGACGTCGCGGAGACGTCCGTGCAGGTCGAGCTGTTCGACCTGGCGCTCACGGTGCTGCGGAGCGTACGGATGCCCCTGCCGCAGGCCGACGTGCGGCCGCAGGACGTGGTCGAGGCCATCGTGGCCGGGGTGGAGGGCCTGGCGGACGCCACGGGGACGCCTTCGCGCATCCTCGGAGCGGGTGTCAGCGTCCCCGGCCACGTGGAGCGCGAGGGCGGCGTGTCGGTCTTCTCGCCGTACTGGTCCTGGCGCGACGTACCGCTGCGCTCGCTCCTCGCCGAGCGTCTCCCCATGCCCCTGTACCTGGACAACCCGCTCAAGGCCGGCACCGTCGCGGAGATGTGGTTCGGAGCCGGGCGTGAGGTCGACGACCTCGTCGTGGTGACCCTGCGGACCGGCGTCGGCGCGGGCATCGCGGTCGACGGCGCGCTGTACCGGGGCGCGACCAACAGCGCCGGGGAGTGGGGTCACACCTGCCTGGTCCCCGGCGGCCGGGAGTGCCGGTGCGGCAGGCGGGGATGCGTGGAGGCCTACGTCAGCACGCGCGGCATCGCCCGGACCGTGCGGGAACTGGACGAGAACAGCCCCCTGCTGGACGCCGACGAGGATGCCGTCGTCGCGCATGTCGCCCGCGCTTCGGCGGAGGGCGACCCCGTGGCCGTCGAGACCGTGGCGCGGACCGCCCACTACCTGGGGACGGCCGCGGCCGATCTCCTCAACCTGTTCAACCCGCAGGCCCTGGTGCTCGGCGGCCGGGTGGCGGAACGGCTCGGCGAGCCGCTGCTACGGCAGACCCGCGAGGTCATCGCGGAACACGCCCTGCCGGCGACGCTGCAGGCGCTCACCTGCCGGCTGAGCACCGTGACGGACAACCCCGTGAGCCTCGGGGCGGCCACGTTCGCCCTGGAGGGTTTCCTCGACGACCGCGAGACCTTCGGCACCGTGGCGGCAGGACGCCGCGCCGCCCGGGCGGCGCGGGAACGGACGCCCTGA
- a CDS encoding metallophosphoesterase family protein yields MKRRSLLTATAGAVALGAATPATAQARTPDRDATPLTTFNVISDIQGDLGDLTVALRDIAATAPHSSGLAVAGDITPRGYDFEYAAVRQVMERGPRPHKVAWAIGNHEFYVPKYADPQTLALSTWPNGTTEDSLFRSFHRFAGRGTVYDETTFGGIPVLSIGTERYMHYHNPELWDEVWLSEAQLSWLEERLRYWSGRRKPVMVIAHHPLPNTVSGTRNKLYTSDYLQADALLGLLGRHRDVFLFSGHTHWNLALSDWYVRRVVPGTANLDGFSVFNTGAVQTGFTDNGQGGENTVPGVFNQGLQVEVYRDRVVVKARDFATGRWMKQISVPLATRI; encoded by the coding sequence ATGAAGCGCAGGTCTCTGCTCACCGCGACGGCCGGCGCCGTCGCCCTCGGCGCGGCAACGCCGGCGACCGCGCAAGCGCGGACACCCGACCGGGATGCCACACCCCTCACCACCTTCAACGTCATCAGCGACATCCAAGGGGATCTGGGCGACTTGACCGTCGCCCTGAGGGACATCGCGGCCACCGCCCCGCACAGCTCGGGACTCGCCGTCGCCGGCGACATCACCCCGCGCGGCTACGACTTCGAGTACGCGGCCGTGCGGCAGGTGATGGAGCGCGGTCCACGCCCGCACAAGGTCGCCTGGGCCATCGGCAACCACGAGTTCTACGTCCCCAAGTACGCCGATCCGCAGACACTCGCCCTGTCGACCTGGCCCAACGGCACCACCGAGGACTCCCTGTTCCGCAGCTTCCACCGGTTCGCCGGGCGCGGCACGGTGTACGACGAGACGACGTTCGGCGGCATACCGGTCCTCAGCATCGGAACCGAGCGCTACATGCACTACCACAACCCCGAACTCTGGGACGAGGTGTGGCTGAGCGAGGCGCAGTTGTCGTGGCTGGAGGAGCGCCTTCGGTACTGGTCCGGACGTCGCAAGCCGGTCATGGTGATCGCCCACCACCCGCTGCCGAACACGGTCTCGGGTACGCGCAACAAGCTCTACACGAGCGATTACCTTCAGGCCGACGCGCTGCTCGGCCTGTTGGGCCGCCACCGCGACGTGTTCCTCTTCAGCGGGCACACGCACTGGAACCTGGCCCTGTCCGACTGGTACGTGCGGCGGGTGGTGCCCGGCACCGCGAACCTGGACGGGTTCTCCGTGTTCAATACCGGGGCCGTGCAGACCGGTTTCACCGACAACGGGCAGGGCGGCGAGAACACGGTCCCCGGCGTCTTCAACCAGGGCCTCCAAGTGGAGGTGTACCGCGACCGCGTCGTCGTCAAGGCGCGCGATTTCGCGACAGGACGCTGGATGAAGCAGATCTCCGTCCCCCTGGCCACCAGGATCTGA
- a CDS encoding DUF916 domain-containing protein has product MRAASVALLLLALTALSPAPAGAADNGEWSVKPADSAITPRAAFELPARPGTTLSDRAVVTNTTDRALTFRLYIADAHNTERDGGLAVRGIEETQRDVGAWGRPERDVITVPARSAVTVGITWRVPQDASPGDHVGALVAVDDRVRPGAGSHLGVQRGVGARIYLRVDGPQRPGVAVEDVRFTAQTPSIPWAGAAKSTVSYTLRNTGNVSLDPRVSVHVGGVYLGGPSERRLTDVPAELLPGQKVRLSASWSGAPLAGWGDVTVTATADGSRDSGSDTFLEVPWFIVGCLALLSAVGLTALRRRRRAVPAARATRAARSADHE; this is encoded by the coding sequence ATGCGCGCAGCCTCCGTCGCCCTCCTCCTCCTCGCCCTGACGGCCCTCTCCCCCGCACCGGCCGGCGCGGCGGACAACGGCGAATGGTCGGTCAAGCCCGCCGACTCCGCGATCACGCCGCGGGCGGCGTTCGAACTCCCGGCACGCCCCGGCACGACGCTCTCCGATCGCGCGGTCGTCACCAACACCACCGACAGGGCCCTGACGTTCCGCCTGTACATCGCCGACGCCCACAACACGGAACGCGACGGCGGACTGGCCGTGCGCGGCATCGAGGAGACCCAGCGGGACGTCGGCGCCTGGGGAAGGCCCGAGCGCGACGTCATCACGGTCCCGGCGCGTTCGGCGGTGACGGTGGGCATCACGTGGCGCGTTCCCCAGGACGCCTCGCCCGGCGACCACGTGGGAGCCCTGGTGGCCGTGGATGACCGCGTGCGCCCCGGAGCCGGCTCCCACCTCGGCGTCCAACGCGGCGTCGGGGCCAGGATCTACCTGCGCGTCGACGGACCGCAGCGGCCCGGAGTGGCCGTCGAGGACGTACGGTTCACGGCGCAGACCCCCTCGATACCGTGGGCGGGCGCCGCCAAGTCGACCGTCTCGTACACCCTGCGCAACACGGGCAACGTGAGCCTCGACCCCCGGGTCTCCGTCCACGTGGGCGGCGTCTACCTGGGAGGGCCCTCCGAACGGCGGTTGACGGACGTGCCGGCGGAACTGCTCCCGGGGCAGAAGGTGCGGCTCTCCGCATCCTGGTCCGGCGCACCCCTCGCGGGCTGGGGCGACGTCACCGTGACGGCGACCGCGGACGGCTCCCGCGACTCCGGATCCGACACCTTCCTGGAAGTGCCCTGGTTCATCGTCGGATGCCTGGCGCTCCTGTCCGCCGTCGGGCTGACGGCCCTTCGGCGCAGGCGCAGGGCCGTACCGGCAGCCCGAGCAACCCGAGCAGCCCGGTCCGCCGATCACGAGTGA
- a CDS encoding LacI family DNA-binding transcriptional regulator — protein sequence MADVAAMAGVSSQTVSRVANNRENVDASTRDRVLAAMKMLGYRPNTAARALVTGRFGTLGVISFDISAYGNARTFAAITDAAREADLFVNFMGARAQTGAAVRQAFQQLMVQSVDGIILIESQILDTPELRLPSAVPVVFADGDTGHRYANVDIDQAEGTRSVVAHLLGLGHRTVWHVAGPRDSYAARRRAEAWHRSLKDAGAVAPPLLYGDWSAASGYKAGRELAARPEVTAIFAANDQMALGVLRALHEAGRRVPEDVSVAGFDDVPEAAFFPTSLTTVRQDFDAVGRHCVALLLEQIGGEGDTPRQASVAPLLVVRESTAAPAG from the coding sequence ATGGCCGATGTGGCGGCCATGGCCGGGGTCTCCTCGCAGACGGTCTCCCGTGTGGCCAACAACCGGGAGAACGTGGACGCGTCCACCCGCGACCGGGTGCTGGCCGCGATGAAGATGCTCGGCTACCGGCCCAACACGGCCGCGCGGGCGCTGGTCACCGGAAGGTTCGGGACGCTGGGCGTCATCAGCTTCGACATCAGTGCCTACGGCAACGCCAGGACCTTCGCCGCCATCACCGACGCCGCCCGCGAAGCCGACCTCTTCGTGAACTTCATGGGAGCCCGTGCGCAGACCGGCGCCGCCGTGCGCCAGGCGTTCCAACAGCTGATGGTGCAGTCGGTGGACGGCATCATCCTGATCGAGTCGCAGATCCTCGACACCCCCGAACTGCGGTTGCCGTCCGCCGTGCCCGTGGTCTTCGCCGACGGGGACACCGGACACCGCTACGCGAACGTCGACATCGACCAGGCCGAGGGGACCCGCAGCGTCGTCGCGCACCTGCTGGGCCTCGGTCACCGTACGGTCTGGCACGTCGCGGGCCCGCGCGACTCCTACGCGGCGCGCCGCCGGGCCGAGGCCTGGCACCGCTCGCTCAAGGACGCGGGCGCCGTCGCCCCGCCGCTCCTGTACGGGGACTGGTCCGCGGCCTCGGGCTACAAGGCCGGACGTGAACTGGCCGCCCGACCGGAGGTGACGGCGATCTTCGCCGCGAACGACCAGATGGCCCTCGGTGTCCTGCGCGCCCTGCACGAGGCCGGCCGGCGCGTGCCCGAGGACGTCAGCGTGGCCGGATTCGACGACGTTCCCGAGGCCGCCTTCTTCCCCACCTCCCTCACCACGGTCCGGCAGGACTTCGACGCCGTGGGCCGGCACTGCGTCGCGCTGCTCCTGGAGCAGATCGGCGGCGAGGGCGACACTCCGCGCCAGGCTTCGGTGGCACCCCTCCTGGTGGTGCGCGAGAGCACGGCGGCCCCGGCCGGTTGA
- a CDS encoding RICIN domain-containing protein, with protein MRRVRSLLMGLSLLLPVLGGAPAASAAPVGNESGTQFPDTTGERVQAHGGGVLKVGDFYYWFGEDRGEDNKFRYVSAYRSKDLKNWEPRGHVLTQEADPEVRSAVIERPKVLYNEKTKQFVMWMHKEADDSYAEARAAVAVSSTVEGPYEWKGSFRPKDASGAEHMSRDITVYEDKASGKAYMISAANHNADLHIYELSDDYTRVKELVANPWPGQHRESPALFKRGDVYFMLTSGTSYWNPNQQMYATATSITGPWSPMRDVGSHDGHHSQTTFVLPVEGTETTSFLYMGDRWAGVGSDPKRVNDSTYVWLPLEFPTATTMTLPWYPRVAIDTEKGHVSGAGGDPLYTITGRQSGACVTVPGSLSDKQVPVTQEKCAGGLNSQWRFTDNSNGHVRVLAQHSGKCLDVADKSTADGAEVKQYDCGWGDNQRWRFETLPDGYVRIVARHSSKCLDVQGGSAAAGAKIVQSECNGSAGQAWKVSAATDPTGPTDPTDPPVPGTADQRLTTSVNAGVLTMSTTADPVRLPPVDFGAGGTSTGRLNTVDVKDFRGGKAGWSLTGKVTDFTGSRGKIDAGRLTWTPTCIAKADSPGTCTAGSPGTVGKDGATLASSPDGDLTGGEFTADATVSLNVPKYTPVGEYAGTLTLTLL; from the coding sequence ATGCGAAGAGTGAGATCCCTCCTCATGGGCCTGAGCCTGCTCCTCCCCGTCCTGGGCGGAGCGCCCGCGGCGTCGGCCGCACCCGTCGGCAACGAATCCGGCACCCAGTTCCCGGACACCACGGGGGAACGGGTGCAGGCGCACGGCGGTGGAGTGCTCAAGGTCGGCGACTTCTACTACTGGTTCGGGGAGGACCGGGGCGAGGACAACAAGTTCCGCTACGTGTCGGCGTACCGTTCCAAGGACCTGAAGAACTGGGAGCCCCGCGGTCACGTCCTGACCCAGGAGGCCGACCCGGAGGTCCGTTCCGCGGTGATCGAGCGACCCAAGGTCCTCTACAACGAGAAGACCAAACAGTTCGTGATGTGGATGCACAAGGAGGCGGACGACTCCTACGCCGAGGCACGGGCCGCGGTGGCGGTGTCCTCCACGGTGGAGGGCCCGTACGAATGGAAGGGATCCTTCCGGCCGAAGGACGCCTCCGGGGCCGAGCACATGTCCCGTGACATCACGGTGTACGAGGACAAGGCCTCCGGCAAGGCGTACATGATCTCCGCCGCCAACCACAACGCCGATCTGCACATCTACGAGCTCAGCGACGACTACACGCGGGTGAAGGAGCTGGTGGCGAACCCCTGGCCCGGCCAACACCGGGAATCCCCGGCCCTGTTCAAGCGCGGCGACGTCTATTTCATGCTCACCTCCGGGACCAGCTACTGGAACCCGAACCAGCAGATGTACGCCACCGCGACGAGCATCACCGGACCGTGGTCACCGATGAGGGACGTCGGGAGCCACGACGGCCACCATTCGCAGACGACGTTCGTCCTGCCGGTGGAAGGCACCGAAACCACCTCCTTCCTCTACATGGGAGACCGGTGGGCGGGTGTGGGCTCCGACCCCAAGCGGGTCAACGACTCGACGTACGTGTGGCTCCCGTTGGAGTTCCCGACGGCCACGACCATGACGCTTCCCTGGTACCCGCGGGTCGCGATCGACACGGAGAAGGGCCACGTCTCCGGCGCGGGGGGCGACCCCCTGTACACGATCACCGGCCGGCAGAGCGGCGCCTGTGTGACCGTACCCGGCAGCCTGTCCGACAAGCAGGTGCCGGTGACCCAGGAGAAGTGCGCCGGCGGCCTGAACAGCCAGTGGCGGTTCACGGACAACAGCAACGGACACGTCCGTGTCCTCGCCCAACACAGCGGCAAGTGCCTCGACGTCGCGGATAAGTCGACCGCCGACGGCGCCGAGGTCAAGCAGTACGACTGCGGGTGGGGCGACAACCAGCGCTGGCGCTTCGAGACCCTCCCCGACGGCTACGTCCGCATCGTCGCCCGGCACAGCAGCAAGTGCCTGGACGTCCAGGGCGGGTCCGCTGCGGCCGGGGCCAAGATCGTCCAGTCGGAGTGCAACGGATCAGCCGGTCAGGCGTGGAAGGTCAGCGCCGCCACGGATCCGACCGGCCCCACCGACCCGACCGATCCCCCGGTCCCCGGTACGGCCGACCAGCGGCTCACCACCTCGGTCAACGCCGGTGTGCTCACCATGTCCACCACGGCGGACCCCGTACGGCTGCCCCCGGTCGACTTCGGTGCCGGGGGCACCTCGACCGGGCGCCTCAACACGGTGGACGTCAAGGACTTCCGCGGCGGCAAGGCCGGCTGGTCACTCACCGGCAAGGTCACCGACTTCACCGGGTCGCGCGGAAAGATCGACGCCGGCCGGCTCACCTGGACACCCACGTGCATCGCCAAGGCCGACAGCCCCGGCACGTGCACGGCGGGAAGTCCGGGAACCGTCGGAAAGGACGGCGCCACCCTGGCCTCCTCCCCCGACGGTGACCTGACCGGCGGAGAGTTCACCGCCGACGCCACCGTGTCCTTGAACGTTCCGAAGTACACGCCCGTCGGCGAGTACGCCGGAACCCTCACCCTCACCCTCCTCTGA
- a CDS encoding glycoside hydrolase, whose amino-acid sequence MLRTRSRTIRGSRAVRTSGPLREKRRRRRTTLAASLAAVAALLTGGAASPPGPSDATAPTAVPIRLDPGYQQQPFEGWGTSLAWFAQVTGGWPDAQRNRLADALYGADGLGFTVARYNIGGGDSPETEPYMRAGAAVPGHWKRPGPETPDWWDPENPEHWDPYADGTQRWWLKAAKSRGADTFEAFSNSPPYFMTRSGLVSGAVNPADDNLRSDQYERFAAYLAGALQRVQRATGVTFDSVSPVNEPGTAYWRAGGRQEGSHWAPGSQARMITALRTELDRAGLRTPVAAMDETNPDLFRADWEGYGDTARAAVGRLNTHTYGTHGRSGARDIAKGAHTPLWMSEVDLGGTVPQSFTDMSPALDLAGRITDDVTELEPRAWVLWQAVEDYENMSPAHENSNWGLIQTDFTPADAAREPLRKNKKYWAMAQYSRFIRPGARVIATGDTDTLAAIRPGGQGAVVVHTNATGSPRTIALDLSGFRSVSAAPVQRYTTDASRNVHREPDVSPSGRRLTVTLDPGSVTTLVVPGASGVNPAATTVPSAAPRLLVNDHSGLALTAAPTGGASPLVQHAPDRPDSAQQWVFAKSLPGDWGSTATYRVTNVGNGKALAVAGDTLTLATPGPSPRQRWMLSTAGDGHFTLINSATGALLDVTGASTGDGAPIGVHRPTTGRNQSWTPSTERRSPPSRPAANRQERTG is encoded by the coding sequence GTGCTCCGCACCAGAAGCAGGACCATCCGCGGCAGCAGGGCCGTCCGCACAAGCGGCCCCCTCCGCGAGAAGCGACGTAGACGGCGCACCACCCTCGCGGCATCGCTCGCCGCCGTCGCCGCACTCCTCACCGGCGGGGCGGCGTCCCCGCCGGGCCCGAGCGACGCCACCGCGCCGACGGCCGTCCCCATCCGCCTCGACCCCGGCTACCAGCAGCAGCCGTTCGAGGGCTGGGGCACCTCGCTCGCCTGGTTCGCCCAGGTGACCGGCGGCTGGCCCGACGCCCAGCGCAACCGGCTGGCCGACGCCCTCTACGGCGCCGACGGGCTGGGTTTCACCGTCGCCCGCTACAACATCGGCGGCGGCGACAGCCCGGAGACCGAGCCGTACATGCGCGCGGGGGCGGCGGTACCCGGCCACTGGAAGCGGCCGGGCCCCGAAACGCCCGACTGGTGGGACCCGGAGAACCCGGAGCACTGGGACCCGTACGCCGACGGCACCCAGCGCTGGTGGCTCAAGGCGGCCAAGAGCCGGGGCGCAGACACCTTCGAGGCGTTCTCGAACTCCCCTCCGTACTTCATGACGCGCAGCGGGCTCGTCTCCGGTGCGGTGAACCCAGCGGACGACAACCTCCGCTCCGACCAGTACGAGCGTTTCGCCGCCTACCTCGCCGGGGCCCTGCAGCGCGTGCAGCGCGCCACCGGGGTCACCTTCGACTCCGTGTCCCCCGTCAACGAGCCGGGCACCGCCTACTGGCGCGCGGGCGGGCGCCAGGAAGGCTCCCACTGGGCGCCCGGCTCCCAGGCCCGCATGATCACGGCACTGCGGACCGAGCTGGACCGGGCCGGGCTGCGCACGCCGGTCGCGGCCATGGACGAGACGAACCCGGACCTGTTCCGCGCCGATTGGGAGGGCTACGGCGACACGGCGCGCGCCGCCGTCGGCCGGCTCAACACCCACACCTACGGGACGCACGGACGCAGTGGGGCTCGGGACATCGCCAAGGGAGCGCACACCCCGCTGTGGATGTCGGAGGTGGACCTGGGCGGCACGGTCCCGCAGAGCTTCACGGACATGAGCCCGGCTCTCGACCTGGCCGGTCGCATCACCGACGATGTCACGGAGCTCGAACCGCGGGCCTGGGTGCTGTGGCAGGCGGTGGAGGACTACGAGAACATGAGCCCGGCCCACGAGAACTCCAACTGGGGCCTGATCCAGACAGACTTCACCCCGGCGGACGCCGCGCGCGAGCCGCTGCGCAAGAACAAGAAGTACTGGGCGATGGCCCAGTACAGCCGGTTCATCCGGCCGGGCGCCCGCGTCATCGCCACCGGTGACACCGACACGCTGGCCGCGATACGACCCGGCGGCCAGGGCGCGGTCGTGGTCCACACCAACGCCACCGGTTCGCCCCGCACGATCGCCCTGGACCTCTCCGGCTTCCGGAGCGTCTCCGCGGCTCCGGTGCAGCGCTACACGACGGACGCGTCCAGGAACGTCCACCGGGAACCCGACGTCTCCCCCTCGGGCAGACGCCTGACCGTGACCCTCGATCCGGGCTCGGTCACCACCCTCGTCGTCCCGGGCGCGTCCGGCGTGAATCCCGCGGCGACGACCGTTCCCTCCGCGGCTCCCCGCCTCCTCGTCAACGACCACAGCGGACTCGCGCTCACGGCCGCCCCGACCGGAGGAGCGAGTCCCCTCGTCCAGCACGCGCCCGACCGCCCCGACAGCGCCCAGCAATGGGTGTTCGCCAAGTCGCTGCCCGGCGACTGGGGCAGTACGGCCACCTACCGCGTGACGAACGTCGGGAACGGCAAGGCCCTCGCCGTCGCGGGGGACACGCTCACCCTGGCCACTCCGGGACCGTCCCCGCGGCAGCGCTGGATGCTGTCGACCGCCGGCGACGGACACTTCACGCTGATCAACAGCGCCACCGGCGCCCTCCTCGACGTCACGGGCGCCTCCACCGGTGACGGCGCTCCGATCGGCGTCCACCGGCCCACCACGGGCAGGAACCAGTCCTGGACCCCCTCCACCGAACGCCGTTCACCCCCCTCGCGACCGGCGGCGAACCGGCAGGAGCGGACCGGGTGA